Proteins encoded in a region of the Mycobacterium branderi genome:
- a CDS encoding carboxymuconolactone decarboxylase family protein, translated as MSGLLTPLVALPGGAVVRGVCARALSLPPLPGAVDGPQSDAEKVVAEFAEQFSVDVSMISDEQRSRLSSALGDKTFGAVVQMYIADFVPRVRAGLETLGVGQEHLGWVTEPIAWDRSTDPADAVFNGFLPAVARLRELDALTSELIRLSGAAQHNCRLCKSLRETTALAAGGSEPLYGDIERFEASALLTDRQKAALRYVDALIWSPAHIDRSVAAAVRAHYSEAEAVELTFDVMRNASNKIAVSLGADAPRVEQGTEEYLLDADGQTVFS; from the coding sequence GCGGATTGTTGACGCCGTTGGTGGCGCTGCCCGGCGGAGCTGTAGTACGAGGAGTGTGCGCGCGGGCGTTGTCGTTACCGCCGCTGCCGGGCGCGGTGGACGGGCCGCAGTCGGATGCCGAAAAGGTGGTTGCCGAGTTCGCCGAACAATTCAGCGTCGACGTGTCGATGATCAGCGACGAGCAGCGGTCGCGGTTGTCATCCGCCTTGGGGGACAAGACGTTTGGCGCCGTGGTGCAGATGTATATCGCCGACTTCGTTCCCCGCGTGCGCGCCGGGCTGGAAACGCTTGGGGTCGGCCAGGAGCACCTGGGGTGGGTTACCGAGCCGATTGCCTGGGATCGCTCCACCGATCCGGCCGACGCGGTGTTCAACGGATTTCTGCCGGCGGTGGCGCGGCTGCGCGAACTCGACGCGCTGACTTCGGAGTTGATCCGGTTGAGCGGGGCGGCTCAGCACAACTGCCGGTTGTGCAAGTCTCTGCGGGAGACGACGGCGCTGGCGGCCGGCGGCTCGGAGCCGCTGTACGGCGACATCGAGCGCTTCGAGGCGTCGGCGTTGCTGACCGATCGGCAGAAGGCGGCGCTGCGATATGTCGACGCACTGATCTGGTCGCCGGCGCACATCGACCGAAGCGTTGCGGCGGCGGTGCGGGCGCACTACTCGGAAGCCGAGGCGGTCGAGCTGACCTTCGATGTGATGCGCAACGCCAGCAACAAGATCGCCGTATCGTTGGGTGCCGACGCGCCGCGGGTTGAGCAGGGCACCGAGGAATATCTGCTCGACGCCGACGGCCAGACGGTGTTCAGCTGA
- a CDS encoding cytochrome P450 translates to MNVDSTAPNVFDAGLPTLNYSLTATPHDILEDVRKAQSCAPIAIGPLGPEILSYGLARDILRDNRFRLPPGITLAAQGITSGPLYDKMANSLLGLDGAPHVRLRKLVSKAFTPRATARLQDTIYEVVNGLIDRVVDAGRCDVVTDIARRYPTPIMCALLGAPREDWHLFVDWTEQIFKAFNFQPDATFDESAIMRAWGELDAYVDHMVAARRNSLTDDLLSELIRAESDGDRLNLDELRMLVAGFLMAGTDTTRNQLAASVQVLCEHPDQWAKLRNHPELAMQAVEESMRHSPAACIVPRTATDDVEFAGYTFPAGTFVLVNTFAANRDPAIYDDADRFDIARKDVPPILTFGGGAHYCLGANLARRELAEALTVLTRRLPATHRVGPAPWKSLLGMTGPTTLPIEFTSERLVTADA, encoded by the coding sequence ATGAACGTGGACAGCACCGCTCCCAACGTTTTCGACGCCGGCCTCCCCACGCTCAATTACAGCCTCACCGCCACTCCGCACGACATTCTTGAGGATGTCCGAAAGGCGCAATCGTGCGCGCCCATTGCCATCGGACCCCTCGGCCCGGAAATCCTGTCCTACGGTTTGGCTCGGGATATATTGCGCGACAACAGATTCCGCCTACCGCCCGGTATCACTCTGGCGGCGCAGGGCATCACCTCGGGTCCGTTGTACGACAAGATGGCGAATAGCCTCCTGGGCCTGGACGGTGCCCCACATGTTCGGTTACGCAAATTGGTTTCCAAGGCGTTCACGCCGCGCGCGACAGCACGTCTGCAAGACACGATTTACGAGGTGGTGAACGGGCTGATCGATCGGGTGGTGGACGCCGGGCGGTGCGACGTCGTGACCGACATCGCGCGTCGCTACCCCACCCCGATCATGTGCGCGCTGCTCGGTGCGCCTCGCGAGGATTGGCATCTGTTCGTAGATTGGACTGAGCAGATCTTCAAAGCCTTCAACTTCCAGCCGGATGCCACCTTCGATGAGTCTGCGATCATGCGCGCATGGGGTGAACTCGACGCCTACGTCGACCACATGGTCGCCGCCCGCCGAAACAGTCTGACCGATGATCTGCTCTCCGAACTCATCCGCGCTGAAAGCGACGGTGACCGTCTCAATCTCGACGAACTCCGCATGCTGGTGGCCGGCTTCTTGATGGCGGGGACGGATACGACGCGGAACCAACTAGCCGCATCGGTGCAGGTGCTCTGCGAGCATCCAGATCAATGGGCGAAGCTGCGCAACCATCCAGAACTTGCCATGCAGGCGGTCGAGGAGAGCATGCGCCACTCGCCCGCGGCCTGTATCGTCCCGCGGACTGCCACTGACGACGTTGAATTCGCCGGATACACGTTCCCGGCAGGAACCTTCGTACTCGTGAATACCTTTGCAGCCAACCGTGATCCAGCGATCTATGACGATGCTGACCGCTTCGACATCGCGCGGAAGGACGTGCCCCCAATTCTGACCTTCGGCGGTGGCGCGCACTACTGTCTCGGGGCGAACCTCGCACGCCGCGAACTGGCGGAAGCACTCACAGTCCTCACCCGTCGCCTCCCCGCCACCCACCGCGTCGGTCCGGCACCGTGGAAATCCCTGCTGGGAATGACCGGTCCGACAACGCTTCCGATCGAATTCACCAGCGAAAGGCTTGTGACGGCGGATGCGTAG
- a CDS encoding TetR/AcrR family transcriptional regulator yields MRSRGWAGLTPSSDEEAISRILTAVDEEVAEHGSAIRLADVARRLGVTRQTVYRYFPNADALLIASSMRAVDGFIDQVVEHVRGLNDPVTAIVESLSFGIENLAGDPQLVNLLTRRIEGEAIISMTSDTAIAFCLSVFHRLEVDWKLHGFNSAGLHELAEMTLRTVQSLLTDPGQLPRDGIELRRFIARWLGPAILYPRMASLSAYQRHASSD; encoded by the coding sequence ATGCGTAGTCGTGGCTGGGCGGGTTTGACACCCTCATCGGACGAGGAGGCGATTTCGCGAATTCTGACTGCGGTAGACGAGGAGGTCGCCGAGCACGGATCGGCGATACGTCTTGCCGACGTTGCCCGCAGGCTCGGTGTCACGCGCCAGACGGTGTACCGCTACTTTCCCAATGCTGACGCGCTGCTCATCGCCAGCTCAATGCGTGCAGTCGACGGGTTTATTGACCAAGTCGTAGAACACGTTCGCGGACTCAACGATCCCGTCACCGCGATTGTCGAAAGCCTGTCGTTTGGAATCGAGAACCTCGCTGGTGATCCACAGCTGGTGAATTTGCTGACTCGGCGGATTGAGGGCGAGGCGATCATCTCGATGACGTCCGACACGGCGATCGCATTCTGTTTGTCGGTCTTCCACCGCCTCGAAGTGGATTGGAAGCTTCATGGCTTCAACAGCGCCGGGCTTCATGAACTTGCCGAAATGACCCTGCGCACAGTGCAATCCCTCCTGACCGATCCCGGCCAGCTGCCGCGCGACGGAATTGAACTACGCCGCTTTATTGCGCGATGGCTCGGTCCAGCGATCCTCTATCCCCGGATGGCGTCGCTGTCGGCCTACCAACGACACGCATCATCGGACTGA
- a CDS encoding type II toxin-antitoxin system prevent-host-death family antitoxin, translated as MSTVTYRNRDGKLVDVPVVAATRLKNEFGTVFEQAAVGGAVVITKHDVPKAVLLSYAEFEALTASATPPLDDLAERFDKLLATMQTPKAKAGVAAAFDATPEELGAAAVKAARTARSR; from the coding sequence ATGTCCACGGTCACATACCGCAACCGCGACGGGAAGCTCGTCGATGTACCCGTGGTCGCCGCCACCCGTCTCAAAAACGAGTTCGGCACAGTCTTCGAACAGGCCGCCGTCGGTGGCGCCGTGGTGATCACCAAGCATGACGTCCCCAAGGCGGTGCTGTTGTCGTATGCCGAGTTCGAGGCGTTGACTGCATCGGCCACACCACCGCTCGACGATCTGGCTGAGCGCTTCGACAAGCTGCTGGCCACCATGCAGACACCGAAAGCCAAGGCCGGAGTCGCTGCGGCCTTCGACGCCACACCGGAGGAATTGGGTGCCGCCGCGGTGAAAGCGGCGCGCACCGCCCGGTCGCGGTGA
- a CDS encoding zeta toxin family protein, with protein MVPKTTTRAQIHVLAGVNGAGKSSIIGATIRDKGGEYYNPDEAAREIMAANPGLTQIEANAAAWEQGRKLLERAIIQGLDFTIETTLGGSTIPGLLTKAAKRGIEIHVIYVGLGSADAHIQRVRQRVQAGGHDIPEADIRRRYRHSLINLVTLLPMLTELRVYDNSATADPATGQAPKPVLVLHTKRGRIVGPADLTATPDWAKPIVGAAL; from the coding sequence ATGGTTCCCAAAACCACTACGCGGGCCCAGATACACGTGTTGGCGGGCGTCAACGGAGCGGGCAAGAGCAGCATCATCGGCGCGACGATCCGCGATAAGGGCGGTGAGTACTACAACCCGGATGAGGCCGCACGCGAGATCATGGCGGCTAACCCAGGACTTACCCAGATCGAGGCTAACGCGGCGGCATGGGAACAGGGTCGAAAGCTCTTGGAGCGAGCGATTATTCAAGGCCTCGACTTCACCATTGAGACCACATTGGGCGGCAGCACGATTCCGGGGCTGCTGACCAAAGCCGCCAAGCGTGGCATCGAGATCCACGTCATCTATGTCGGGCTCGGCAGCGCCGATGCCCATATCCAGCGGGTGCGACAGAGGGTCCAAGCTGGCGGACACGACATCCCCGAAGCCGACATCCGTCGTCGCTATCGCCACAGCCTGATTAATCTCGTGACATTGCTTCCGATGCTCACCGAGCTTCGGGTGTATGACAATTCCGCGACCGCGGATCCCGCGACCGGGCAGGCACCCAAGCCGGTCTTGGTACTGCACACGAAGCGCGGTCGCATCGTCGGGCCGGCCGATCTGACCGCCACACCGGATTGGGCCAAGCCCATAGTGGGTGCCGCGCTATAG
- a CDS encoding ferritin-like domain-containing protein, protein MDTSTFLERLNEDLATEYQSIVQYTQHIATIKGPEYHSITEELDRHLAQELQHAKILAQQIDFLGGTPTVTVPGVPDVTDGASALKADVELERRQLDRYRQRVMDATDLGLPDVAEALRPLLQQTQDHVRELEDALGG, encoded by the coding sequence ATGGACACCAGCACTTTTCTCGAACGGCTCAACGAGGATCTGGCTACGGAGTATCAGTCGATCGTTCAGTACACCCAGCACATCGCAACGATCAAAGGACCCGAATACCACTCGATCACCGAGGAACTGGACAGGCACCTCGCCCAAGAGCTGCAGCACGCGAAGATCCTCGCTCAGCAGATCGATTTCCTCGGCGGTACGCCGACCGTGACAGTGCCCGGTGTGCCCGACGTTACCGACGGCGCGTCGGCGTTGAAGGCTGATGTGGAACTGGAACGGCGTCAGCTGGACCGCTACCGCCAGCGCGTGATGGACGCGACCGACCTGGGATTGCCGGATGTCGCCGAGGCGCTACGGCCGTTGTTGCAGCAAACACAGGATCACGTGCGGGAACTGGAAGACGCACTCGGCGGCTGA
- a CDS encoding type II toxin-antitoxin system VapC family toxin, whose protein sequence is MKLLDTTIAVDHLRGEPAAVDFLATVVGSGEDLVASELVRFELHAGVRDKELDALEEFCSALRWAAVTEEIARVAGRLARRYRRSHSGIGAVDYVIAATAIVIDADLLTTNVRHFPMFTTLEPPY, encoded by the coding sequence GTGAAGCTGCTCGACACGACGATCGCTGTCGACCACTTGCGCGGCGAGCCGGCCGCTGTCGACTTTCTGGCGACGGTTGTCGGAAGCGGCGAAGACTTAGTAGCAAGCGAATTAGTCCGATTCGAGCTCCATGCAGGCGTACGCGACAAAGAGCTCGATGCGCTCGAAGAATTCTGCTCTGCCCTGCGTTGGGCCGCAGTAACCGAGGAAATCGCCCGCGTCGCCGGACGGCTTGCCCGTCGTTACCGACGAAGCCACAGCGGTATCGGTGCTGTTGATTACGTGATCGCGGCCACCGCAATTGTCATCGACGCCGACCTGCTCACGACCAACGTGCGTCATTTTCCGATGTTCACCACGTTGGAGCCGCCGTACTGA
- a CDS encoding ribbon-helix-helix domain-containing protein: MRTQITLTDEEVELLDRAARSSGASRSELIRRAIRATYGSGSKEDRVAALKRSAGSWRRRDSTGAEYVDAVRGDLNERLSRLGLA; encoded by the coding sequence ATGCGCACGCAAATCACCCTGACGGACGAGGAGGTCGAGCTTCTCGATCGCGCCGCACGATCAAGCGGTGCATCGCGCTCCGAACTCATCCGTCGGGCGATTCGCGCCACGTACGGCAGCGGAAGCAAAGAAGACCGGGTGGCCGCGCTGAAGCGAAGTGCCGGCAGCTGGCGTAGACGTGACTCCACTGGCGCCGAATACGTCGACGCGGTTCGCGGCGACCTCAACGAACGCCTGAGCCGGCTCGGCCTGGCGTGA